A genomic region of Enterococcus sp. 12C11_DIV0727 contains the following coding sequences:
- a CDS encoding TetR/AcrR family transcriptional regulator, with translation MARNKYPEETVKKILQVSEQLFLEKGYDQTTIQDIIDHLGGLTKGVIYHHFKSKEEIFNTILKKKYTLGITNQIELMKNLTGFEKIRKINSMSLQALEHQKLAFSAKSLITNPRIIGELYTDAFANIIPYIKTIVEQGVADGSIKTDYPQEIAELIVFSTNFWLAPSLYKMTEEQLLTKLNFFKLLYEGVNFPLIDDDYINDLIGMFRAIKE, from the coding sequence ATGGCACGCAATAAGTATCCAGAGGAAACAGTAAAAAAAATATTACAAGTATCAGAGCAGCTTTTTCTGGAAAAAGGCTATGATCAGACTACGATCCAAGATATTATTGATCATTTAGGTGGATTAACTAAAGGAGTTATTTATCATCATTTTAAGTCAAAAGAAGAAATCTTTAATACCATTTTAAAAAAGAAATATACGCTTGGTATTACGAATCAAATTGAGTTGATGAAGAATTTAACTGGTTTTGAGAAGATTAGAAAGATCAATTCAATGAGTTTGCAAGCATTAGAACATCAAAAATTAGCATTTTCAGCCAAATCCTTAATTACAAATCCTAGAATTATTGGTGAGTTATATACAGACGCATTTGCCAATATTATTCCCTATATCAAAACAATAGTAGAACAAGGGGTTGCTGATGGTTCAATCAAAACAGATTATCCTCAGGAAATCGCAGAACTGATTGTTTTTTCAACTAATTTTTGGTTAGCTCCCTCACTTTATAAAATGACAGAAGAACAGCTTTTGACTAAACTTAATTTTTTTAAGTTATTATATGAAGGGGTTAATTTTCCTTTAATCGATGATGACTATATCAATGACCTCATCGGAATGTTTAGAGCAATCAAAGAATAA
- the mgtE gene encoding magnesium transporter has product MDDHFSLLLEKLKDQQMAEFRELFLELHIYEQGQFYQSIDETDRKQIYSYLSPKELADMFDVIEEDNENMKDYIAEMRPSYAAEMLSEMYTDNAVDLLNMLDKGQKAKYLSLMSTEDAGEIKELLHYEDDTAGSIMTTEFVSIVANQTVRSAMYVLKNQADVAETIYYVYVVDQENHLVGVISLRDLIVNDDDTMISDVLSERVISVHVGDDQEDVAQTIRDYDFLALPVTDYDDHLLGIVTVDDIIDVIDDEAASDYSGLAGVNVEEVSENPFKAASKRLPWLITLLFLGMSTATLISHYEELVSEASILAVFISLITGTAGNAGTQSLAVAVRRLAVSDEKDNNFGRLIVSEVLTGLVTGAITGVAIFLVVGVWQHNFPLGFVIGMAMLCAITVANLAGSLIPMLMDKLGFDPAVASGPFITTLSDLTSVLIYFNIASLFMQYFV; this is encoded by the coding sequence ATGGACGATCATTTTTCGTTACTGTTAGAAAAATTGAAAGACCAACAAATGGCTGAATTCAGAGAATTGTTTTTAGAGCTCCACATATACGAACAAGGACAATTCTACCAATCGATTGACGAAACAGATCGAAAGCAAATTTATAGTTATCTGTCACCAAAAGAATTGGCGGATATGTTTGATGTTATTGAAGAAGATAACGAAAATATGAAGGATTATATTGCTGAAATGCGTCCTAGCTATGCTGCAGAAATGTTATCAGAGATGTATACGGATAACGCAGTTGATTTATTAAATATGCTGGATAAAGGTCAAAAAGCAAAATATTTAAGTCTGATGAGCACAGAAGATGCCGGTGAGATTAAAGAACTATTGCATTATGAAGATGACACCGCAGGCTCGATCATGACAACTGAGTTTGTCTCTATCGTGGCTAACCAAACGGTGCGTTCTGCAATGTACGTCTTGAAAAATCAGGCAGATGTTGCCGAAACGATTTACTATGTCTATGTGGTCGATCAGGAAAACCATTTAGTCGGTGTTATTTCTTTGCGTGATTTGATCGTAAATGATGATGACACGATGATTTCTGATGTTTTAAGTGAGCGGGTCATTTCTGTTCATGTTGGAGATGACCAAGAAGATGTTGCTCAAACGATTCGGGATTATGATTTCTTAGCATTACCAGTTACAGATTATGATGATCATCTTTTAGGGATCGTAACGGTTGATGATATCATCGATGTTATCGATGATGAAGCGGCCAGCGATTACTCTGGTTTGGCTGGGGTCAACGTCGAAGAAGTCAGTGAAAATCCATTCAAAGCAGCTTCAAAGCGTTTGCCTTGGTTGATTACGTTATTATTTTTAGGGATGTCTACAGCAACATTGATTAGCCATTATGAAGAATTAGTAAGTGAAGCAAGTATTTTGGCTGTATTCATTTCATTGATCACAGGGACTGCGGGAAATGCGGGAACACAATCATTAGCGGTGGCAGTTAGAAGACTAGCTGTATCAGATGAAAAAGATAATAACTTTGGTCGCTTGATTGTCAGTGAAGTATTGACTGGTTTAGTAACAGGAGCAATTACAGGAGTAGCAATTTTTCTGGTTGTTGGTGTTTGGCAGCATAATTTTCCATTAGGGTTTGTCATTGGAATGGCGATGTTATGTGCGATTACTGTGGCGAACCTAGCAGGAAGTTTGATTCCGATGCTGATGGATAAATTAGGTTTTGACCCAGCAGTAGCTAGTGGTCCATTTATTACAACTTTAAGTGATTTAACCAGTGTTTTGATCTATTTCAACATTGCTAGTCTTTTTATGCAGTATTTTGTTTGA